In Salvelinus namaycush isolate Seneca unplaced genomic scaffold, SaNama_1.0 Scaffold1577, whole genome shotgun sequence, the following proteins share a genomic window:
- the LOC120037119 gene encoding 4-hydroxyphenylpyruvate dioxygenase-like protein yields the protein MAAYLSRLHHISLHVTNVDKIAYELVNNFKFNLFVARLTEKSKQLAFRKGAAVFVVNERPNKSPLELNGVTLSSKRGISPSESEPGWTNNIQTGKKNDKDPNCLYDVHPHYSVDTASNVCFEVEDVERSFKSLRNIGCEFLVPPTEVCDENGHVTYSVVKSIMGNVNHTLIDTSKYKGSFLPGFQEVENVTKNGTLVAKSTESCPITHFDHITYACSRRWTPQVMRWYERHFGFQRFFIDSNEDVDEGYVLNKEGIGLRLTAMEYWKCSETGITLPFTDDKQPDCKFVIAESLPEQGRNQVDTFLEQHGGPGIQHIGLYTQDIVSTAQTMGQAGVHFFSPPPAYYTEVGKQQEMEDAGYDPQMLSQHGILLDTDLRQAQTDPSCQTTDTKKKRYLLQVFTKPIFSEDTFFLELIERRGASGFGEGNIQALWRCVQAYMDTERAETEAQGENTSQPQNVTPEPKHGHNNKPFTAEHCSRTPSSATLSSL from the exons ATGGCAGCCTACTTGAGCCGGTTGCACCACATTTCACTCCACGTTACAAACGTGGATAAAATAGCGTATGAACTTGTTAATAATTTTAAGTTTAATTTATTTGTTGCGAGGCTGACGGAGAAGTCTAAACAGTTGGCTTTCAGAAAAGGAGCGGCAGTTTTCGTCGTCAATGAAAGACCAAACAAGTCCCCTCTTGAATTGAACGGAGTAACGCTATCGAGCAAGAGAGGGATTTCTCCTTCAGAATCGGAACCGGGATGGACTAACAACATTCAAACGGGGAAAAAGAACGACAAGGATCCGAATTGTCTTTACGATGTCCACCCACACTATTCCGTCGATACCGCGTCTAACGTCTGTTTCGAAGTAGAAGATGTGGAAAGGTCATTCAAGTCCCTTCGCAACATTGGCTGCGAATTCCTGGTGCCGCCGACGGAGGTGTGTGACGAGAACGGGCATGTCACCTATTCAGTCGTCAAATCAATAATGGGAAATGTGAACCACACGCTCATTGACACGAGTAAATATAAGGGCAGCTTCTTACCCGGGTTTCAGGAGGTTGAAAACGTAACGAAAAACGGCACACTCGTGGCTAAGAGTACAGAGTCTTGTCCAATCACACATTTTGATCACATCACCTATGCTTGTTCGAGACGGTGGACACCGCAAGTGATGAGGTGGTATGAGCGTCACTTTGGCTTCCAGAGGTTCTTCATTGACAG TAATGAGGATGTGGATGAGGGCTATGTTCTGAACAAGGAGGGGATCGGACTGCGTCTCACAGCCATGGAGTACTGGAAATGCAGCGAAACAGGAATCACGCTTCCCTTCACAGATGACAAACAACCCGACTGCAAGTTTGTCATCGCAGAGTCGCTGCCCGAACAAG GCAGGAACCAGGTGGACACCTTCCTGGAGCAGCACGGAGGCCCAGGGATCCAGCACATTGGATTGTACACACAGGACATAGTGTCCACAGCACAGACCATGGGTCAGGCAGGAGTCCacttcttctctcctccacctGCCTACTACACGGAG GTGGGTAAGCAGCAGGAGATGGAGGACGCAGGTTACGACCCCCAGATGCTGTCTCAGCACGGCATCCTCCTGGACACAGACCTGCGCCAGGCCCAGACTGACCCCTCCTGTCAGACTACGGACACGAAGAAGAAAAG ATACCTGCTCCAGGTGTTCACCAAGCCCATCTTCTCAGAGGACACTTTCTTCCTGGAGCtaatagagaggagaggtgcgTCAGGGTTCGGAGAGGGGAACATCCAAGCCCTGTGGAGGTGTGTCCAGGCATACATGGACACAGAGAGGGCAGAGACTGAGGCACAAGGAGAGAACACATCTCAACCACAGAACGTAACCCCAGAACCGAAGCACGGCCACAATAACAAACCTTTCACAGCAGAACACTGCAGCAGAACTCCTTCCTCCGCTACTCTTTCGTCTCTGTGA